The Raphanus sativus cultivar WK10039 chromosome 2, ASM80110v3, whole genome shotgun sequence DNA segment GGAAAGAGGAAGTTAATCTAATAGGAATATTAAAGGTGGGTTGAATAGTAGTGGTAATTTGTGTaattattctattaaaagaaaGACAATTTATTATGTAGGTTGAAAATCATTGTGGAAGTGACACTTCACCAAAATAGcataattgtaaatatattacaatttaaaggttattttaaaattatttttcttttaataatgaagggataattaatatatatatataattagtaacaatatacatttattttttaatttagattaaAATTACAATTTGTTCCGAATATTCATATTAgaactttaaatatatttttttgtttgtatatatatatatagagaatcatatatatatgaatgttttaaaattgtagTGAATATTCTTGGTTTAAgttttttagaatataaattatGGTAATTTTAGTGaatttaacttaaatataactgtatatatgttttaatatttcatttttatttaaacatttaaatttttttagagaatattttttattcaccCCAACCGCAAACGCCAgtgaaaacaaattttaattatacgAGATTTGGAAAAGTTCGAAATGATTTATATCATTTTGCGATTGTTGTTGTAAAAGACCAACAATCACTATCATCTGCAAAAGTTGCATCTGTAGGTGGTAGCAGAGAAACTAGTTAAAAGTTCATTAATGTTTTTACACCAGAATCTCAAAGTGGTGTAATTAAACGTAAATCTTTATAAGATATGTAAAATTGTTGGTTAtgaaatcattttaatatttctcATATTTTGTAAGAGGATAACAATCAATCgctaaattgtttaataataatattattaatattacataattaatatcatatttatcttttcaCTATCAAAACACTAATTTAAATATCAACATCTCATGatctattaaaaattgattattttaaaataaaatagataaaaatggcATATATTTTTGTCAAATGATTAGGAACTGATAAGAGGAAAAAATTTgagattaccaaaaaaattaaaacaaaccaaaaataaactgaatatttaatcatatttatctattattttggtataactaggtgttttcttgCACCATATGAAACAAtaaaaaagtaatttaaattatttttcaaaataattttaactattttttttgttaatttaccagtattttaattttatttaattaaacataaaatataagataaaacatttttaaatatatgtagctatgtatatatttaaaattgtaatcTTGGATAGATttttatctaattatttttatttaaatattaaacaaaattttataaaattaaaagaaaaataaatagatataaaaattgtataattatcaaaaaattaaaactaaatggtatttccaaaatttatagatatcaAAAGGAAACTAAGAGTATAAGGATTAgaaattcataatttttattaaaaattgcattaaattttgaataaaattttagtaataatattaataattattaaaaataaaataattatttaattgttatatttttactattgtattatttaatgttatattttaatatatttactttaatatGATCCTAAGTTATTAACATATCTagaaaattactaaaaatatagatcattatttaatataattgttCATGTCGCAATTAGATTCAaaccatgtcatattttttagTAAGACATGTCATTTTTTTATGTTGAAACTGATTATCGCGATGACAccttaaaattttcaaaaaatcacTTCTTTAATAAGGTCTAAGGATTTTTTCACggcattttattttgtttgaaatctattttttaaacaaGATATTTAATCTCTCAAAGATACTAACATGTACAAAATCATTTTGCATACATCATCATCTTTTGAATCTTTTAAAATgggaatatatttttaaatgtagaTTTAACTAGGATGGCAAAAACCTGGTTGGACGAACAAGGTCAATTGGTATATGGTTGGACGAACAAGGTCGATTCGACAAACCGTGTGAATTGGACTGAGACCCAATTAAAGCAGAGGAgatttcaaataaaattcatCGACCAATTGGGCCTAAGGAACAAAGAGGTCAAGTCCAAGAGAGTTTGTATCGGTCTCAAAAAGGAGATGGATGAGATTTTTATTTCTCGCCCAAAAAATGGAAAGATCAACCACGAGAATAATGGAAAAGTCGACCCAATTTCCTCTGCTCTTTTATCGACCTTTCATAGCTGTTCAGAGGAAAATCTTTATGGAAGCTTAATCCCGACGTAAATTGATCACCATCAGTGAGTTTTTTAAAACTCTGATATCCTTTAGGTTTGATTTGATTGGTCTTGTTGATATTAACTCCCTTCCGATTTCGGGATAGATTCTTGATCTTTTTggtttattgtatttttaataaatttcagACTATTGGACTGGATGAGTAGGGTGAAATGCACCTATAACATTATTCTAAAATGAAAGATTGACATGTACATCAAATTGAATTGAATTGATTTTCAACAAAACCTAACTAAATTTAAACTGAaccgaagaaaaaaaaaacagtttcattttcagttacaaaattttaaagccTCGGTACCATATTATCATGGGGCgaaaacaaatcataaaaaaaaatcaagccAAATATTTGAACGTCCTActaatagatttatttttacaatttatagATAACATTATCACTAAGTatatgaaaaggaaaaaatgatGCACATACCCAAACTTCAAATCTACAAACGCTTTTGCCATTTCTCAATTGAATTGAGCCGCAAAAGTTTTTTAAGTGTAAAGTGGGCAACCTTCAACAGCAATACCTGGGGCGGTTGGGCAAGAGGCCAAAGGACAACCATCGAGTTCATTTCCCCACCAATCCAAACTCACATTCTCAAGCCCCAAACACATATAAAGCAAAACAGCCATAAATGCTAAACCAGCATCCAATGCTCCagataaaacataattataccTTTGCCATAGATTCGGTCTGTACCTAAACACAACAAAGCCAGACAAAAATCCGGCAAAAAGCCAAGACGTGTAGTTCACAGATGTAGCAGGTGGCATCCAGCGTATCGAACTTATTACAATCGGCATGTTTACTAGCTTGATCCACTTTTGTCTAGGGAAAATTCTTGAGGCTAACCATACAAGAACTGGGGCAATAGCACCAACGAGGAAGAACCAATTTACTGATTTGTATAAACCAAGATCTCCAAAGATTCTACGTGGACCAATAAGTCCCCATATCACAGATGCATCGTAGAAGACTTTATCATGTGGACATGTCCAAACTGAGTTAGAAGTGCATATGTTTGGGATGGTCTCAAGTAGCCACCAAGCTGTTATGAGGTACACGAAACATGAGAGGAGTGTTCCAACCATCTGAAACAGATCATTTATGTGTAAATTTATAACATGTAACATTTAACAGGTTTATGAAGTGGTTGAGATAGAGAACATGTAACCTGCGCCATAAACATGATTCTAGGTGGAATCTTCATGTAATGACCAAGTTTGAAATCTTCAAGAAATAAAACGGCTTGTTTCATGCTGATGTATCCATATACTTTAAAGCACATATTTGCCACAGGGTATCCTGGATAGATATATCCTATGATGTATTCTGTAATAATGTTCAATCCTGGAGCCTAGGATCCAAAAGAAATTAACATAGTTATAATCGGTATCATTTTTCAGAATGTGGAAATGGCGTATTGGAAGATAAAATTTGAGAAGCCTCTTATTATAACATATACAGATATAGTCGTCCTTTATGCTATTGGTTAATTTTACCTGGTTGGTGATAGCGGTGAGAATACCAATAGGAAGTGTAAAGATAATGGCCACTGTACATGCTAAGAGAACACCCCACCATGGCAACTGAAGTTGGTCTTTGTAATACTCACAAGCAAGGATTGTGACTCCAATATTAATATCGAGAATACACCAAAACCACCACTCTGGTACTTGCTTGTACCTTTGCATTAGCCTTGTGTGTATGtccatttttttctctttgaaacTCTCTTTACTTTGCTCCCATATTTCCCTGAAAAACATCCATTGAAAACATTAGCAAAAGCAAGCAAAACCATACATGTACGAATTCAAACATAGACGTAGATTTTAAGAATTTGCTTTGATATATAATGTAATGTAAGAGTTTATACCTTCCATGAAATAGAGCGACATGCATGATGGTAGAGCTCAGAGCAGCAAAGCCAATACCATAACTAATGGCGAAAAAAGTGCTAAGATATAAAGGGCCTTCACGTTCGTAAGCTTGAAGGTCAAGGTGGAAATTAGAATCTATAATAGATGTGATATTGTACTTTGAACCTTCGTTTGTAAAAAGGGAGCTAGAAAATAAAGGGAAGGTTTTGGCCTTATAGACATCGAGCCAATAGCATATAGGTATCAGGACGTATATTGCCAACACAAATCCCACACCCACATTAGCCGTTGCAAACCTgttaagaaaacatatgaagcacatttttttataatactgAATACTGAGTTTGAACCAATTAGATCAAACCCAATGCCCATAAATTTTTGAATGTGCATTCGGTTTGAGCTTGTGGCTTAGTTCATTTTGAAAGTTCGTGATCTTTTTGGAACTGATTTAAGAAATGAAGAGTAGACTGGAGTGAGTTAGGGGTTAGGACTGACCATGGACTAGCGAGTGGACTACCCAAATAAGAGGAAATGGTTGACCAGTCGAGTCCTATGGCTCCAACACCTAACCCGTGAAGACCCGACCCGATCTGTTGTGCCGTGACTGATGATGGAAAGAACCAGCAAACCCACGACAATGATGTCAACATTTGAAATAAATATCCCGGAAACACATAATACGCGAAGCTGCAAACAAATGCTATTAAGAAGAACTGTGTACGTGTCAGCCCTCCTTTAGTCCGTTCTTCTTTATCATGCAACGCTCTGTCATTTTAGCCGACCACAAACAATTTAGATTACGTTTTATTGACACATTGACTCTGGGGAAGTAATCCGGTTGGAATCTACAAATTTGGTAGACGAAAATATCATCTACATGTATAGCTTAAAccacatatatataaactaatactatatttatatcaacttcaaaaatatatttcttatagtAAATAGAAGATAATGTATCCACCAAACTCTGGATAAcagtcgacaaaaaaaaatttactacaATAACTTATATATCACGCCACAATCATCTAAGTTGGAATGACAAATCTCCATAGTTTTCGGACATGTgaccaaaacaatttttaacaTTAACTAAAAGTCTAAAAGGTCCAAAAACACACTACTAACCTAAAGAGAGAGACTTGAACAAGATTCGCCGGCCACCACATCGCCGCCGGCTCAACAAGATATTTCCTGAATATTCCGGCCCAACCAAACCCTAATACCTAAACATAAATCACACTCAATCCATCAGAAACCATAAACTCGATCCAATTCCAAACTTAAAAGTTCTGTTTCTAAAAATGAAAAGCTCAAAAATACGAACTTGGGTGGTAACTATAACAATGAAAGAGACGAAGAACGTCATGTTCTTCATATAATACGCCTTCACAACGGTGATGAGGTAAATTGCGTAAACAGATCCAGCTCCGGCGTTAGCGAAAATAGTTATCAACACATGCTCTTTCACATTAAACGGTCCTGAcattaatcaaaagaaaacaactaatttattattatataaccaAAGTGGTTTGATCCATGTTCCTTACATATTTTACTTTAGTCCTTTCTTGAGGTACCTGGATTCAACGTGAATTCCCATTTTGACCCTCGGAGGAAGACTCTATCCGTGATTTTAGCCGCCATGAGACGGCCGAGAGGTACGACGGCGATTTGGGCGGAGATGGCGGAGATTGTAAGAGGCTCTCTTCTGTACCAGAAGAACTGATTGAGAAACGACAAGAGGATGCAAGAGAGAGTTCCTAAGACCCACATGCGGAATGTTAGGACAGGTAGTGAAGGGTCGTCTGTTGTCGGGACGGTGAGTGCTACCTGTCGGACAGGAgagttctcttcttcttcttcttctcctaccTCGTTGATGTAGATAGGTATACAAAGACTCTCTGTTTCCTCTCTGGTTTCccatgatgaagaagatgatgaggcCGACGGTGGGTTTGTCAGATCTTTGGCTTTTGTTACTGTCAAGAAATGTTTGTTAGTATTTCGATATCGATTGAGCAATAGAGATTATAGGAATATTGAGAATTTGTAATTACTTAGAGGAAGAACTTGTTCTGATTCTTCCATGGctgtgttttttcttctttcttctctgatTTTCGGATGgtttattcttttcttcttgtttttatatttaaattttacaagTTGCCTATGTTCTAGTCTTCTTCACGTCTTTTTCAATTGTTTGCTCATTTTAACGATTTCGGGAAAATATCTAAATTACAAC contains these protein-coding regions:
- the LOC108840517 gene encoding oligopeptide transporter 7-like; the encoded protein is MEESEQVLPLITKAKDLTNPPSASSSSSSWETREETESLCIPIYINEVGEEEEEENSPVRQVALTVPTTDDPSLPVLTFRMWVLGTLSCILLSFLNQFFWYRREPLTISAISAQIAVVPLGRLMAAKITDRVFLRGSKWEFTLNPGPFNVKEHVLITIFANAGAGSVYAIYLITVVKAYYMKNMTFFVSFIVIVTTQVLGFGWAGIFRKYLVEPAAMWWPANLVQVSLFRALHDKEERTKGGLTRTQFFLIAFVCSFAYYVFPGYLFQMLTSLSWVCWFFPSSVTAQQIGSGLHGLGVGAIGLDWSTISSYLGSPLASPWFATANVGVGFVLAIYVLIPICYWLDVYKAKTFPLFSSSLFTNEGSKYNITSIIDSNFHLDLQAYEREGPLYLSTFFAISYGIGFAALSSTIMHVALFHGREIWEQSKESFKEKKMDIHTRLMQRYKQVPEWWFWCILDINIGVTILACEYYKDQLQLPWWGVLLACTVAIIFTLPIGILTAITNQAPGLNIITEYIIGYIYPGYPVANMCFKVYGYISMKQAVLFLEDFKLGHYMKIPPRIMFMAQMVGTLLSCFVYLITAWWLLETIPNICTSNSVWTCPHDKVFYDASVIWGLIGPRRIFGDLGLYKSVNWFFLVGAIAPVLVWLASRIFPRQKWIKLVNMPIVISSIRWMPPATSVNYTSWLFAGFLSGFVVFRYRPNLWQRYNYVLSGALDAGLAFMAVLLYMCLGLENVSLDWWGNELDGCPLASCPTAPGIAVEGCPLYT